One region of Mucilaginibacter gotjawali genomic DNA includes:
- a CDS encoding BlaI/MecI/CopY family transcriptional regulator, which produces MQKLAKREEQIMQACWQLENAFIKEIINEMPDPKPHYNTIATMVKILEDKGFLAHETIGNVFRYYPVISKDAYQKHAMNDIVSQYFDNSYPNMLMFFAKEQKISDEELNEIINLIKSQKK; this is translated from the coding sequence ATGCAAAAACTGGCAAAAAGAGAAGAACAAATAATGCAGGCCTGCTGGCAGCTGGAGAATGCTTTTATTAAAGAGATCATTAATGAAATGCCCGATCCCAAGCCGCATTATAATACCATTGCTACTATGGTGAAGATTTTGGAAGATAAAGGTTTCCTGGCGCATGAAACTATTGGTAACGTTTTCCGCTATTATCCGGTCATATCAAAAGACGCGTACCAGAAGCATGCCATGAACGATATAGTAAGCCAGTATTTTGATAATTCGTACCCTAACATGCTGATGTTTTTCGCCAAAGAGCAAAAAATCTCCGACGAAGAATTGAATGAAATTATAAACCTCATTAAATCGCAAAAGAAATGA